A section of the Festucalex cinctus isolate MCC-2025b chromosome 7, RoL_Fcin_1.0, whole genome shotgun sequence genome encodes:
- the setd2 gene encoding uncharacterized protein setd2 isoform X1: MFVLGISKMEESLHLKHFLKDEGSGASVKVEGLSKAALIKSLSPRVMLSNHLLPKGTKMKVNLEDQSRQKVSFSFSQTKKPLHSIFVIPSSPEKSDTEPHTASSQPTINKGRASDSKNEQKQTRAVPISIEQTSSPVQSFAAKLKLDLAKIHFKKQILSVSVTRENLTSFLREDTPTSVLQKPASNSETKCPTLQHQNPVGVCASEDSHRHSSESRTVSSLKKSAVSSGKEEENSSYEQDKNVYKRKTRSQTDTRTETEDPVPMSSRRKSVDSKSKTNLESGSKAVTKRSSSRSQGEENEKNSSKRSENHERSSSYTKSDRDSRYTSRSLRSGKDRRRSRSRSRSRSKSKGSRTSSSHTRSDRSRGDRGYRSERSYYHDSDRRSYRSSPRRDRRRSRSRNDRTRDSSDSEDDHRKMRTRTSDSSRSSTYSKSSSYSKSDKASKSSDLPHSSDSAKRNQTSSSTSERTPSKRLSDSDHQRKCSPSVEARHHKPSTHHTVETNRKSNSSTQNTHVDIEKHEHENRRKSNPSDTESDQRTKTQAGAVLEETCKEEKITQVDSKQTTCSRSSEDTSEHDRQSEDRFQNPSDEPKLEANIESCLLGEKEKGNVSCTQETSRDNHQDSELTDTHCERLDGPSSNLEVEKEIAPAISSSESMLHVNDTLENVNNVKDSLSPENIPHVTSNAAAESLYISSDGVVCSMDIKDVDSPPQGSPSTVVDVPASHDPQTCKAQDELCIVATATDPAQTNAPLQSEQLCKIENLMTPEQNIDNAKQSSPTKKSRWDIVGQKSAVSEDSQQTLCAEQPKKMVCVKKIEFSINQSQIEIIQNTQETERHSIPGQEIESLKQADGYDHGESTQGITGIDHTQKTNLDQSLCNRHVIQVNSAAKMESWNGNIPEKSEDNTHKNELNNTSLEFGEGLSEASDSDNSEYDSDCDEAVKRLQSVVVVPKNSTVTSESHATGPSSCSPVISESLITNDMTNVNSQKVQYQVSSQQRLEGVSYHTSAPCQSQSNMIDSTSHLERSSATGVSQTFVTCPTNVHQGITNLTHSLDGSGHYDQLQGQHYVNNGGELMLAHYHHSTSVDVNDGGGFNPSWSFTQPEQPSSTYQQPDSSHGPLLPKSKLSETFPSAQQHGNNSVSWNHQTSDMQTSKTPYLQPYQDLASEIHPDSLTNDHDDYCRAKPSNQSKATVTQEPPGVSGFVQGHEISSNSKCSTVPDPPREDSFKTHRSRGPPKKRRPEIESDSDNEAEAGPAAKKERQGETVDVKETQVKVEVVRPSLTLQHFQDANRWKDFAKTKKMPPYFDLIEENLYLTERKKSKSHRDIKRMQCECPVLPKQDRLRGMMACGDDCLNRLLMIECSSRCLNGHYCSNRRFQMKQHADFEVILTEDKGWGLRAAKDLPSNTFVLEYCGEVLDHKEFKARVKEYARNKNIHYYFMALKNNEIIDATLKGNCSRFMNHSCEPNCETQKWTVNGQLRVGFFTTKEVSAGTELTFDYQFQRYGKEAQKCFCGAPSCRGFLGGENRVSVRAAGGKMKKDRTRKNALTTVDEELEALLENGEGLYDGKQVVSLCRLMVRVENMEQKLTCLKLIHDTQNPSCLKQFLDHHGLSLLWIFMVEISEAKGNCANNIKLQSEIIKTLAVLPISTKNMLEESKVLTFIQRWAQTKALPQPTEMDGYSSENTSRAQTPLNTPDVSSSKLGPESDRDPSKPAVDRRLKIISENSLDSALSDASKASDGKEEEEEDDDEEEEDSEDKQQKVDTVNEAANPVKESSEEVVKDVKVEKPEETEMSLDSREQVQVDEVKDQVELEEKPCEVKVDMNDEPKEELEVSDKTSGEEQTIQTPSEMAEIEIEIQHSEIESVQMDVPEAPTEQSVEQVVAKMETAVTPPTGPEAQLDEPAPVAPPSSDTPEASMPSEDTPAPTEPPAIETPSQDEEEGVSDVESERSQEPQVSALDISSMAAKLLESWKDLKEVYRIPKKSQVEKEANADRSRDRDTTLTPRNTSGSRERERERDKERDRDRDHDRDWERDRDRDRDRERERERDRDRERDRDKTPRSTERRRRRSTSPPSYERSSRRTEERFDPSKTPRGVSSKERNKLSTEERRKLFEQEVAQREAQKQQQQLQQQQQQQQQQQQQQQQQQQQIQAMTYDPAVAYASTSGFITYPPGYPLQTFVDPTNPNAGKVLLPTPTADPNMTYEQTPPQRLVSELGLPSPSSTSQATPVSNISQHIATANLPPADTRQYAQPAVAAQDPSVPVLSVPAQTTPQVQGQQGFATLWDPTTQQAVTVQTQPAQQYAAAPAQGATQTAIYYQGQPCQAIYSIPTAYPQTNTPVIQAYSDPSTSYLHGQTVYPGHQQGVVVQQGGTVTTIVTSQTVQQEMIVPNNVIDLPPPSPPKPKTIVLPPNWKVARDPEGKIYYYHIATRQTQWDPPTWDGSSDTNLDHDSEMDLGTPTYDENPSKFSTKTAEADTSSELAKKSKETFRKEMSQFIVQCLNPYRKPDCKHGRISNTDDFKHLARKLTHGVMNKELKACTNPEDLDCNENVKHKTKEYIKKYMQRFGAVYRPKEDTDVY, encoded by the exons ATGTTCGTCTTGGGAATTTCGAAAATGGAAGAGTCTCTTCACCTTAAACACTTTCTAAA AGACGAAGGAAGTGGTGCATCG GTAAAGGTGGAGGGCCTTTCTAAGGCAGCCCTCATCAAAAGTCTATCTCCTAGAGTCATGCTGTCCAACCATCTCTTGCCTAAAGGGACCAAGATGAAGGTCAACCTCGAGGATCAGAGTCGTCAGAAAGTGTCCTTCAGCTTCTCGCAGACCAAGAAGCCACTGCACAGCATTTTTGTTATCCCTTCCAGCCCTGAAAAGTCTGACACTGAACCTCACACTGCCTCGTCACAGCCCACAATCAACAAAGGAAGGGCTAGTGAcagtaaaaatgaacaaaagcaGACGCGTGCAGTGCCAATTTCAATAGAACAGACATCTTCCCCCGTTCAAAGCTTTGCTGCTAAACTGAAACTGGACTTAGCGAAGATCCATTTCAAGAAGCAAATACTTAGTGTGTCTGTGACTAGAGAAAATCTAACATCTTTTCTTCGAGAGGATACACCCACGTCTGTTTTGCAGAAACCGGCAAGTAACAGCGAAACCAAATGTCCAACTTTGCAGCATCAGAACCCTGTAGGTGTCTGTGCTTCTGAGGATTCTCACCGTCATTCCTCTGAGAGTCGAACAGTATCAAGTCTCAAGAAATCTGCTGTATCCTCAGGAAAAGAGGAAGAAAATTCCAGTTATGAGCAGGataaaaatgtatacaaaagGAAAACCAGGTCACAAACTGACACGCGAACAGAGACTGAAGATCCAGTCCCGATGTCTTCCAGACGCAAATCAGTTGATtccaaaagtaaaacaaatttgGAAAGCGGGAGCAAAGCAGTAACAAAAAGGTCTTCCTCTCGCTCACAAggggaagaaaatgaaaaaaactcaTCAAAGCGATCTGAGAATCATGAAAGGTCATCCAGTTATACAAAATCAGACCGTGATTCTAGATACACATCGCGGTCACTACGATCAGGCAAAGATCGTAGAAGATCCCGATCAAGGTCTAGATCAAGGTCTAAATCTAAAGGCTCTCGTACCAGTTCATCTCACACAAGATCTGACAGATCAAGAGGCGATAGAGGGTACCGCTCGGAAAGGTCTTATTATCATGATTCCGATCGCAGATCGTACAGAAGTTCTCCGCGAAGAGATAGACGACGATCTCGTTCTCGCAACGACAGAACTCGGGACAGTTCGGACTCTGAAGATGACCATCGCAAAATGAGGACAAGGACAAGTGACTCCAGTAGATCATCCACCTATTCAAAGTCCTCTTCCTACTCAAAATCGGACAAAGCATCTAAATCTAGTGATTTGCCACATTCGTCAGACTCGGCTAAAAGAAATCAAACCTCATCTTCAACGTCAGAAAGGACTCCTTCAAAGCGACTGTCAGACTCTGACCACCAGCGCAAATGCTCTCCAAGTGTAGAAGCAAGGCATCATAAGCCTAGCACCCATCATACAGTAGAGACCAACAGAAAATCCAACTCTTCCACTCAAAATACTCATGTGGATATTGAAAAACATGAACATGAGAATCGCCGGAAAAGCAACCCTAGTGACACAGAGTCTGATCAAAGGACAAAAACACAGGCAGGCGCTGTTTTAGAGGAGACATGTAAAGAAGAGAAAATTACCCAGGTCGACTCTAAACAGACCACCTGCTCCAGATCTTCAGAGGACACCAGTGAACATGATAGACAATCAGAAGACAGATTTCAAAACCCCAGTGATGAACCAAAACTTGAAGCTAACATAGAATCATGTTTGCTAGGTGAAAAAGAAAAGGGCAATGTCAGTTGTACTCAAGAGACAAGTCGAGATAACCATCAGGATAGTGAGTTAACAGATACACATTGTGAGAGATTAGATGGACCAAGCTCAAATCTGGAAGTGGAGAAAGAAATAGCACCAGCTATAAGCTCAAGCGAAAGCATGCTGCATGTAAATGACAcccttgaaaatgtaaacaatgtaaAGGATAGTCTTTCGCCTGAAAATATACCACATGTGACTTCAAATGCAGCTGCTGAAAGTTTATACATTAGTAGTGATGGTGTAGTGTGCAGCATGGACATCAAAGATGTTGACTCTCCTCCACAAGGGTCACCGTCTACTGTAGTTGATGTACCCGCCTCACATGATCCTCAGACCTGTAAAGCACAAGATGAGCTGTGTATAGTTGCGACTGCCACTGACCCAGCGCAAACAAATGCACCACTGCAATCAGAGCAACTATGTAAAATTGAGAATCTGATGACACCTGAACAAAACATAGACAATGCTAAACAGAGCAGTCCTACTAAAAAGTCCCGGTGGGATATCGTTGGGCAGAAAAGTGCAGTGAGTGAAGATTCACAGCAGACACTTTGTGCTGAACAACCGAAAAAGATGGTCTGTGTGAAAAAAATTGAGTTTTCCATAAATCAAAGTCAGATAGAAATTATACAAAACACGCAGGAAACTGAAAGACATTCCATACCTGGGCAGGAGATTGAAAGCCTAAAGCAAGCAGATGGTTATGACCATGGGGAGTCTACACAGGGTATCACTGGCATTGACCATACTCAGAAAACGAACTTAGACCAGTCTCTGTGCAACCGTCATGTAATACAGGTCAACAGTGCGGCAAAGATGGAGAGCTGGAATGGTAATATTCCAGAGAAATCTGAAGATAATACCCACAagaatgaattaaataatacCAGTCTGGAATTCGGAGAAGGACTGAGTGAGGCAAGTGATAGTGACAATTCTGAGTATGACTCTGATTGCGATGAGGCAGTCAAACGATTGCAGTCTGTAGTGGTTGTGCCAAAGAATTCTACCGTAACAAGTGAATCACATGCCACTGGACCTTCCTCGTGCAGTCCAGTTATCTCAGAATCCCTCATTACTAATGACATGACCAATGTCAATAGTCAGAAAGTCCAATATCAAGTCAGCTCTCAACAAAGACTAGAGGGTGTTTCGTATCACACTAGTGCTCCTTGTCAATCCCAGAGTAATATGATTGACAGCACTAGTCACTTAGAGAGATCCAGTGCTACTGGTGTTTCACAGACTTTTGTGACTTGTCCTACCAATGTCCACCAAGGTATCACTAATTTAACGCACAGTCTTGACGGTTCTGGACATTATGACCAACTGCAAGGCCAGCATTATGTTAACAATGGAGGTGAACTGATGCTCGCACATTACCATCATTCTACCAGTGTTGACGTCAATGACGGAGGTGGATTCAACCCAAGCTGGAGTTTTACACAGCCAGAGCAACCCAGTAGTACATATCAACAGCCAGACAGCAGTCATGGACCATTATTACCAAAATCAAAACTTTCAGAAACCTTTCCTAGTGCACAGCAACACGGAAACAACAGTGTCTCTTGGAACCACCAAACCTCAGACATGCAGACGAGCAAAACTCCCTACCTCCAGCCTTATCAGGACCTTGCAAGTGAAATCCACCCGGACTCACTCACTAATGACCATGACGATTATTGCCGAGctaaaccatccaatcaaaGCAAAGCGACTGTCACCCAGGAACCTCCGGGGGTGTCCGGTTTTGTACAAGGTCACGAAATAAGCAGCAACAGCAAGTGCTCTACTGTGCCTGACCCCCCAAGGGAGGACAGCTTCAAGACCCACAGAAGCAGGGGTCCTCCCAAGAAAAGACGGCCAGAGATAGAGTCCGATTCGGACAATGAGGCTGAAGCTGGACCTGCTGCCAAGAAGGAGCGTCAAGGAGAAACTGTGGATGTTAAAGAAACTCAAGTCAAAGTTGAGGTGGTCCGTCCATCACTCACTCTCCAGCACTTTCAAGACGCTAATCGATGGAAAGATTTTGCCAAGACAAAGAAGATGCCCCCTTATTTTGACCTTATTGAAGAGAATCTGTACCTAACTGAACG AAAGAAGAGCAAATCTCATCGCGATATCAAGAGGATGCAGTGTGAGTGCCCAGTACTGCCCAAACAGGACCGTTTAAGGGGAATGATGGCATGCGGGGATGACTGTTTGAATCGGCTGCTCATGATTGAATG CTCCTCACGGTGTCTGAATGGACACTACTGCTCAAATCGACGCTTTCAAATGAAGCAGCATGCAGACTTTGAAGTCATCCTCACTGAAGATAAGGGCTGGGGTCTCCGTGCAGCTAAGGACTTGCCTTC AAATACCTTTGTGCTAGAATACTGTGGAGAAGTGTTGGACCACAAAGAGTTTAAAGCAAGAGTAAAAGAATACGCACGCAACAAAAACATCCACTACTATTTTATGGCTCTAAAGAATAACGAG ATCATCGACGCAACACTGAAGGGTAATTGCTCTCGGTTTATGAACCATAGCTGTGAGCCCAACTGTGAGACCCAAAAG TGGACGGTCAATGGCCAGCTGAGAGTCGGGTTCTTCACCACCAAGGAAGTCAGTGCCGGAACTGAGCTGACATTTGACTACCAGTTTCAGAGATACGG GAAAGAAGCCCAGAAGTGCTTCTGTGGAGCTCCCAGCTGCAGAGGCTTCCTGGGAGGGGAGAACAGAGTCAGCGTCCGTGCGGCTGGAGGGAAGATGAAGAAAGACCGGACTCGAAAGAATGCTCTCACCACA GTTGACGAGGAACTGGAGGCGCTACTGGAGAATGGCGAAGGACTCTATGATGGCAAACAAGTTGTGTCCCTGTGCAGGCTTATGGTCCGCGTAGAAAACATGGAGCAGAAGCTCACCTGTCTCAAGCTCATACAT GATACACAAAATCCgtcatgtttgaagcagttcttAGATCATCACGGCTTGTCTTTGCTTTGGATATTCATGGTTGAGATTTCTGAAGCCAAGGGCAACTGTGCCAATAACATCAAACTACAATCCGAG ATTATCAAGACCTTGGCTGTGCTACCCATCTCCACTAAGAACATGCTGGAAGAGAGTAAAGTCCTGACCTTCATTCAGCGATGGGCCCAAACAAAAGCACTCCCTCAGCCCACTGAGATGGACGGTTACTCCAGCGAGAACACTTCTCGTGCTCAGACGCCACTCAACACCCCTGATGTTTCCTCCTCCAAATTGGGACCAGAATCTGACAGGGACCCCTCCAAACCTGCTGTTGATCGCCGCCTTAAAATCATCAGTGAAAACAGTCTGGACAGTGCACTCTCAGATGCCAGCAAAGCATCTGATggcaaggaggaggaagaggaggatgatgatgaggaagaagaagacTCTGAAGACAAACAACAAAAGGTAGACACTGTCAATGAGGCTGCTAATCCAGTGAAAGAAAGTTCAGAAGAGGTGGTGAAAGATGTCAAAGTTGAGAAACCGGAAGAGACGGAAATGTCTTTAGACAGTCGGGAACAAGTTCAGGTAGATGAGGTAAAAGACCAAGTTGAGTTGGAGGAGAAACCCTGTGAGGTGAAAGTGGACATGAATGATGAGCCAAAGGAGGAACTTGAGGTATCTGACAAAACTAGCGGAGAAGAGCAAACCATCCAGACACCAAGCGAAATGGCTGAAATTGAGATTGAGATTCAGCACTCTGAAATTGAGTCTGTTCAAATGGATGTTCCTGAGGCTCCAACTGAACAGTCAGTTGAGCAGGTAGTAGCCAAGATGGAAACGGCTGTGACTCCTCCTACTGGTCCTGAGGCCCAACTGGATGAACCTGCCCCTGTCGCTCCCCCAAGCTCTGATACCCCAGAGGCCAGTATGCCATCTGAAGACACACCAGCACCTACGGAACCTCCAGCGATAGAAACACCTTCTCAGGATGAAGAGGAGGGTGTTTCCGATGTTGAGAGTGAGCGGAGTCAGGAGCCGCAAGTCAGTGCTTTGGACATTAGCAGCATGGCAGCCAAGCTGTTGGAGAGCTGGAAGGATCTCAAG GAGGTGTACAGAATACCAAAAAAGAGTCAGGTAGAAAAGGAAGCCAATG CAGATCGCAGTCGAGATCGTGACACAACTTTGACTCCACGCAACACCTCAGGTAGTCGCGAGCGTGAAAGGGAGCGTGACAAGGAACGGGACAGGGATAGAGACCATGACCGGGATTGGGAAAGGGACAGGGATCGAGACAGGGACCGGGAACGGGAGAGAGAAAGGGACCGAGACAGGGAACGTGATCGAGACAAAACTCCACGCAGCACTGAGAGACGGAGGCGCAGGTCCACATCCCCACCCTCCTATGAGCGCAGCAGCCGACGCACTGAGGAACG TTTTGACCCGTCAAAGACACCGAGGGGAGTTAGCAGCAAGGAGCGCAACAAGCTGTCTACAGAGGAACGCAGGAAGCTGTTTGAGCAGGAGGTCGCTCAGCGGGAAGCCCAGAAGCAGCAACAGCAACTtcagcaacagcaacaacagcagcagcaacaacaacagcagcagcaacagcagcagcagcagatccAAGCTATGACCTATGACCCTGCCGTGGCCTATGCCTCCACATCTGGCTTCATCACCTACCCACCTGGTTACCCCCTCCAGACATTTGTGGATCCCACCAACCCCAACGCAGGCAAAGTACTACTACCCACGCCTACCGCTGACCCCAACATGACCTATGAACAGACTCCACCCCAAAGACTTGTCTCAGAGCTTGGGCTTCCGTCGCCATCATCAACTTCACAAGCCACTCCTGTTTCTAATATCTCTCAGCACATCGCCACCGCCAACCTCCCGCCTGCAGACACCAGGCAGTACGCCCAGCCCGCCGTCGCAGCCCAGGACCCCAGCGTGCCTGTCCTCTCCGTGCCCGCCCAGACGACGCCCCAGGTCCAGGGCCAGCAAGGCTTCGCCACTCTGTGGGATCCCACCACCCAGCAGGCAGTGACCGTGCAGACGCAGCCAGCACAGCAGTACGCCGCAGCCCCGGCGCAGGGTGCCACGCAAACAGCCATCTACTACCAAGGCCAGCCGTGCCAAGCCATCTACAGCATCCCCACCGCATACCCTCAGACCAACACGCCAGTCATACAG GCGTACTCTGACCCTTCAACCAGCTACTTACACGGTCAGACGGTGTATCCTGGCCATCAGCAGGGTGTGGTGGTGCAACAGGGAGGCACCGTCACCACCATTGTTACCTCCCAAACTGTACAGCAG GAAATGATCGTACCCAACAATGTGATAGATCTGCCTCCTCCCTCTCCCCCGAAACCCAAAACTATCGTTCTACCTCCCAACTGGAAAGTGGCGCGGGACCCTGAGGGAAAGATCTACTATTACCATATTGCAACAAG gcaAACTCAGTGGGATCCTCCAACCTGGGACGGAAGTAGCGACACCAATCTGGACCATGACTCTGAGATGGACCTGGGCACTCCCACTTATGATGAAAATCCCTCCAAG TTCTCAACCAAAACAGCTGAAGCAGACACTTCCAGCGAATTGGCTAAAAAAAGTAAAGAGACATTCCGCAAAGAG ATGTCCCAGTTTATTGTGCAATGTTTAAATCCTTACCGGAAGCCAGATTGCAAACACGGCCGCATCAGCAATACAGACGACTTCAAACACCTGGCAAGAAAG CTAACCCACGGCGTCATGAACAAGGAACTGAAAGCGTGCACCAACCCTGAGGACCTGGACTGCAACGAGAACGTCAAGCACAAAACCAAGGAGTACATCAAGAAATACATGCAGAGGTTCGGCGCCGTCTACCGACCCAAGGAGGACACGGACGTCTACTGA